Proteins from one Calditrichota bacterium genomic window:
- a CDS encoding MMPL family transporter — protein sequence MFGNNPRKIGEFVLKYRWPIIIINFVFLAILMFGMQERANVFNQHLEYMQTIQNNPLAKDENHVPAPPIFDGDYHVWFDDDNPEMLAYDEFQQVFSKEENLIIVTVAKNGDVFTNENLASLMLLTDQSWQIPYVSRVDGLTNFNYTYVEDDDLLVEDFVSELSLSADQLAEKKKLALEDPLMPNFLISQKGDITQIQMRVIIPQDFPTGYAEARQAVEQLTAKITSPKINDENGQEIDNPNYNPNLEIKLGGTVMLNTAFQKFAEDDIKTLMPMMFLFIIIILTLTIRAFWGTFFPIGLLATSVFVTVALFVGLLDFSLTNATVNVVQMLIAVAVADSVHVMAVFYRGLRNGLDKKGSVIYTIEKNFIPCLITSVTTAIGFYSLITQAIPPFKDLGLFAGTGTLFAFYASLFTLPAFLSLIPFKKREVNEEQIKQKEQTGYEGLANFVTKFQKPIRWSALVTTVFAIYFIFQVKIDNTAVKYFAPETDFRQATDYIDNNIIGVNPVEYRFDSGEKNGIYDPAYLKKIEQFQNFINSRPEYGMTYVSSIVDIIKRINKTMHGNDESFYRIPENNEITAEGDTINAKRLIAQYMLLYQMSLPQGMELTNQIDIQNRTTRVTAFAKSYSSFELLKNIDEISAWMQENTPSIHATAVGVPVMFGELFVIAIPGILRSIGISLLLITIVLMITFKSVRIGLFSMIPNVWPILIVFGIIGFFQIPVNMSVAIVGMITLGIAVDDTVHYLTKYLRGTHDGLSKNEAILYAFRQVGAPLIFTSIILVSGFGALTQSKFALNSDMALYSSIVIAFALFADFVILPATILKFEKGKILD from the coding sequence ATGTTTGGAAATAATCCCCGCAAAATTGGTGAATTTGTACTTAAATACAGATGGCCTATTATAATTATAAATTTTGTTTTTTTAGCGATTTTAATGTTTGGAATGCAGGAGAGGGCCAACGTTTTTAACCAGCATCTTGAATATATGCAAACCATTCAAAACAACCCACTGGCGAAAGATGAGAACCATGTACCTGCACCACCCATTTTCGATGGCGACTATCATGTTTGGTTTGATGATGACAACCCGGAAATGCTGGCGTATGATGAATTTCAACAAGTTTTCTCCAAAGAAGAAAACCTGATAATTGTAACCGTGGCAAAAAATGGTGATGTTTTTACAAATGAAAATTTAGCCAGTTTAATGCTTTTAACCGATCAATCCTGGCAAATACCTTATGTAAGCCGTGTGGACGGTTTAACAAACTTTAACTACACCTATGTTGAAGATGATGACCTTTTGGTGGAAGACTTTGTATCGGAATTATCACTTTCGGCTGATCAATTGGCAGAAAAGAAAAAACTGGCTTTGGAAGACCCGTTAATGCCCAATTTCCTAATCTCACAAAAAGGTGATATAACCCAAATCCAAATGCGCGTAATAATTCCACAGGATTTTCCTACAGGTTATGCAGAAGCGCGCCAGGCTGTTGAACAGCTTACAGCAAAAATCACCTCGCCTAAAATAAATGATGAAAATGGCCAGGAAATTGACAATCCAAACTATAACCCGAACCTGGAAATAAAATTGGGTGGAACGGTGATGTTAAATACCGCATTCCAAAAATTTGCTGAAGACGATATTAAAACGTTAATGCCCATGATGTTCTTGTTTATCATTATTATTTTAACCCTTACTATTCGTGCATTTTGGGGAACGTTTTTTCCGATTGGACTTCTGGCTACTTCTGTTTTTGTAACAGTAGCTTTATTTGTCGGGCTCCTTGATTTTTCCCTTACTAATGCCACGGTAAATGTGGTACAAATGTTAATCGCTGTGGCCGTAGCAGATTCTGTTCATGTAATGGCTGTATTTTACAGAGGGCTAAGAAATGGTCTTGATAAAAAAGGTTCTGTAATTTATACCATCGAGAAAAATTTTATTCCCTGCTTAATTACTTCGGTAACAACTGCGATTGGTTTTTACAGTTTAATAACTCAGGCTATTCCACCTTTTAAAGATTTGGGTTTATTTGCAGGAACAGGAACGTTGTTTGCATTTTATGCATCATTATTTACACTCCCGGCATTTTTATCACTGATTCCATTTAAGAAACGTGAAGTTAATGAAGAACAAATCAAACAAAAAGAACAAACCGGGTATGAAGGTTTGGCGAACTTTGTAACCAAATTCCAAAAGCCAATCCGCTGGTCAGCTTTAGTAACAACCGTTTTTGCAATCTATTTTATTTTCCAAGTTAAAATTGATAACACCGCTGTAAAATATTTTGCCCCGGAAACAGATTTCCGGCAGGCTACCGATTATATTGATAATAATATTATTGGTGTCAATCCGGTTGAATATCGTTTCGACTCCGGGGAAAAAAATGGCATTTATGATCCGGCATATCTAAAAAAAATTGAGCAATTCCAAAATTTTATAAACTCCCGCCCGGAATACGGAATGACTTACGTTTCAAGCATTGTAGATATTATAAAACGTATTAATAAAACCATGCATGGCAACGATGAATCCTTTTACAGAATCCCTGAGAATAACGAGATTACTGCCGAGGGTGACACGATAAACGCCAAACGTTTAATAGCCCAATATATGCTTCTTTACCAGATGAGTTTACCGCAGGGCATGGAGCTAACCAATCAAATTGATATTCAAAACAGGACAACGAGGGTTACAGCATTTGCAAAATCTTATTCCTCCTTCGAGCTTTTAAAAAACATTGATGAGATTTCTGCCTGGATGCAAGAAAACACACCTTCTATACATGCCACTGCTGTTGGCGTTCCAGTTATGTTTGGTGAGCTATTTGTGATTGCTATTCCGGGAATTTTAAGAAGCATAGGGATTTCTTTACTTTTGATTACCATCGTTTTAATGATCACTTTTAAATCAGTCAGGATTGGTTTATTTAGCATGATCCCCAATGTTTGGCCTATTTTAATTGTTTTCGGAATTATCGGATTTTTTCAGATTCCTGTAAACATGTCCGTTGCCATTGTTGGGATGATTACTCTTGGGATTGCTGTTGATGATACAGTGCATTATTTAACCAAGTATCTAAGAGGAACTCATGATGGTCTTTCCAAAAATGAGGCAATTTTATATGCATTTCGACAAGTTGGAGCGCCGTTAATATTTACTTCAATTATTTTGGTATCAGGTTTTGGCGCATTAACCCAATCAAAATTTGCACTTAACTCAGACATGGCATTATACAGTTCTATTGTAATTGCTTTTGCCTTGTTTGCAGATTTTGTAATCCTTCCTGCGACGATTCTTAAATTTGAAAAAGGGAAGATTTTAGATTAG
- a CDS encoding aconitate hydratase, whose amino-acid sequence MVFNLDMIKKVYARYPERVEAARKVLNRPLTFTEKILYTHIYNGAAYKAFSRGDDYVDFGPDRTCMQDATAQMVLLQFMLSGKKTAAVPSSIHADHLIEAEVGAKKDLEHANNFNKEVYEFMASGASKFGIDFWKAGAGIIHQVVLENYAFPGGLMIGSDSHTVNAGGLGMVAVGVGGADVVDVITDSPWELKMPQLIGVKLTGKLNGWTSPKDVILKVAGLLTAKGGTGYIVEYFGEGAVSMSCTGKGTICNMGAEIGATTSTFGYDKSMATYLSGTGRAEVAELADQIAEHLTGDAEVYANPEKYFDKVLEINLSELEPHINGPFTPDLATPISQFAKAVKDNDWPETLEVGLIGSCTNSSYEDISRAASVARQAVEKNLKVKAEFTITPGSEMVRYTTERDGFLDDFDKIGGMVLANACGPCIGQWKRHGADKKEKNSIITSFNRNFSKRNDGNPNTHSFVASPEMVTALTIAGDMTFNPITDTLTNENGDQVKLAEPNGLEMPPKGFDVVDPGYQAPAEDGSKVDVIIPEGSKRLQVFEPFAEWDGKNVSGMKILVKAKGKCTTDHISPAGHWLFYRGHLENLSANTLTGAVNEFNGETDKVKNQLSGEYGSVPTVQRAYQAAGIPSIVVGDENYGEGSSREHAAMQPRYLGVKVVITRSFARIHETNLKKQGMVACTFANPADYGKIQEDDTIDLIDLVDFSEGKQLTFVFRHADGSEDTIKANHSYNEAQIEWFKAGSALNLIRKQNLQ is encoded by the coding sequence ATGGTTTTCAATCTCGATATGATAAAAAAAGTGTATGCACGTTATCCTGAAAGAGTGGAAGCAGCTCGTAAGGTTTTAAACCGTCCATTAACTTTTACAGAAAAAATTCTTTACACGCACATTTATAATGGTGCAGCTTATAAGGCTTTTAGCCGGGGAGATGACTACGTTGATTTTGGCCCGGACAGAACGTGTATGCAAGATGCCACAGCCCAAATGGTTTTATTACAGTTTATGCTCTCCGGCAAAAAAACGGCAGCAGTTCCATCATCAATTCATGCAGATCACTTAATTGAAGCAGAAGTGGGTGCTAAAAAAGATCTTGAGCATGCCAATAATTTTAATAAAGAAGTGTATGAATTTATGGCATCCGGTGCCAGCAAGTTTGGTATTGATTTCTGGAAAGCCGGTGCCGGAATTATTCACCAGGTTGTTTTAGAAAACTATGCTTTCCCTGGCGGATTAATGATTGGATCTGACTCGCATACTGTAAATGCCGGTGGTTTAGGTATGGTAGCAGTAGGTGTGGGCGGTGCAGATGTTGTTGATGTTATAACTGACAGCCCCTGGGAATTAAAAATGCCACAGCTTATTGGTGTAAAATTAACCGGGAAACTAAATGGCTGGACTTCTCCCAAAGATGTAATCCTGAAAGTTGCAGGTTTGTTAACTGCCAAAGGTGGTACAGGTTACATCGTGGAATATTTTGGTGAAGGTGCCGTTTCTATGTCCTGCACAGGAAAAGGGACAATTTGCAATATGGGAGCAGAAATTGGCGCAACAACATCAACCTTTGGTTATGATAAAAGTATGGCAACTTACTTAAGTGGAACAGGCCGTGCAGAAGTTGCAGAATTGGCTGATCAGATTGCTGAACATCTTACAGGCGATGCAGAGGTTTATGCTAATCCTGAAAAATATTTTGATAAAGTATTGGAAATAAATCTATCAGAATTGGAGCCACATATAAACGGACCGTTTACACCGGATTTGGCCACACCAATTTCTCAATTTGCAAAAGCTGTTAAAGACAATGATTGGCCGGAAACTCTTGAAGTTGGTTTAATTGGTTCCTGCACAAACTCATCTTATGAAGATATTTCCCGGGCAGCATCTGTTGCACGCCAGGCTGTTGAAAAAAATCTAAAGGTTAAAGCAGAATTTACAATCACTCCCGGCTCTGAAATGGTACGTTATACCACAGAACGTGATGGATTTTTAGATGACTTTGATAAAATTGGCGGAATGGTTTTGGCTAATGCCTGCGGTCCTTGTATCGGGCAGTGGAAGCGCCATGGAGCAGATAAGAAAGAGAAAAACTCCATAATTACATCCTTTAACAGAAACTTCTCCAAGAGAAATGACGGTAACCCAAACACGCATAGTTTTGTCGCTTCGCCGGAAATGGTTACTGCATTGACAATTGCAGGTGATATGACTTTTAACCCAATCACAGATACATTGACAAATGAAAATGGTGATCAGGTTAAACTGGCCGAGCCAAATGGTTTGGAAATGCCGCCAAAAGGTTTTGATGTTGTTGATCCTGGATACCAGGCGCCTGCAGAAGATGGCAGTAAAGTTGATGTGATCATTCCGGAAGGATCAAAGCGTTTGCAGGTTTTTGAGCCTTTTGCTGAGTGGGATGGAAAAAATGTTTCAGGAATGAAAATTCTTGTTAAAGCAAAAGGAAAATGTACAACAGACCATATTTCTCCAGCAGGCCATTGGTTATTCTATAGAGGCCATCTGGAAAATCTATCTGCAAATACATTGACCGGCGCAGTGAATGAATTTAATGGCGAAACAGATAAAGTTAAAAACCAGCTTAGTGGCGAATATGGATCTGTTCCGACTGTTCAGCGTGCTTATCAGGCAGCAGGAATTCCTTCAATTGTTGTGGGCGATGAAAATTATGGTGAAGGTTCATCACGCGAACATGCCGCAATGCAACCGCGCTATTTGGGTGTAAAAGTTGTTATAACACGTTCCTTTGCGCGAATCCATGAAACAAATCTAAAGAAACAAGGCATGGTTGCCTGTACTTTTGCAAACCCGGCAGATTATGGAAAAATTCAGGAAGACGATACGATTGATTTGATAGATTTGGTGGATTTTTCAGAAGGAAAACAGTTGACTTTTGTTTTCCGTCATGCTGATGGAAGTGAAGACACAATTAAAGCAAATCATTCTTATAATGAAGCGCAAATTGAATGGTTTAAAGCCGGCTCAGCATTGAACCTGATTCGTAAACAAAATCTGCAATAG
- a CDS encoding T9SS type A sorting domain-containing protein translates to MPKLKKFSVLVLCAFLCPMVMNAQNYSNTTLAFDGVDDFVNLGVVGPENELALTGAGFTIETWIYHTFSPEDGAAGIVDKSDGKEGAGGYSFSYDHYNGQLGFYTDAKFRYKVDTTLTAHKWYHLALTSDGTVYSIFINGNEVAGNEVNPFSAPPFVSSNISFGKQSSDSTGFWKGRIDELRFWNSVRTKEQIQTYMNVEIPGDEVGLVGYYRMNTGDTVLTDNGINSFNGILNNFGFTGSESNWITSTAIMGDKPSGSGTEVDPYQLSTIGNLYWLSNNDDRWEKHYVQTNDIDARITSSWRDGNGFFPMGGSALKFTGSYDGQNRTISNLYIKWEGMNIGFFGNTNGAKIENVNLLNSSVLGSGLSGSLVGQAAGGTTIFNCSSKGVLDGKGNYCGGLVGWNNNSEISQSYSIVEIDGYGNGYMVGGLVGLNAGVVKTSFSMATVSGIRDVGGLIGVNSGTVSNSYSKTNVIRETGSYTGFGGFVGVNSGTIEYCYATGSVIYNEATDPTDKGFEGAPGGTNTSCFFDSDLSNQISSNLATGKTSQEMKTLATFTDAGWDFVGESNNGENDYWIIDISESANSGYPYLDWEDRSSQNVELASFYAVNDTPDEITLNWTTNNELENLGFVLERKTAESDFETIASYETNPELKGENNSISTKEYSFADSLVLPNVLYTYRLSDIDVSGNITFHPTIDASFVITDIGLASSQTIENFMLYSNYPNPFNPETTIRFDVPLKNGDTRIKVRIFNNIGQIVETMVDGIISSGQHTIKWNAADFSSGVYYLVFESGQFVQSKKMVLLR, encoded by the coding sequence ATGCCAAAACTGAAAAAATTTTCAGTGCTGGTTTTGTGTGCATTCCTATGCCCAATGGTGATGAATGCCCAAAACTACAGCAACACAACTCTTGCATTTGATGGAGTCGATGACTTTGTAAACCTAGGTGTCGTTGGTCCGGAAAATGAGCTTGCACTTACAGGAGCAGGTTTTACAATCGAAACCTGGATCTATCACACTTTCTCACCAGAGGATGGTGCTGCTGGTATTGTTGATAAATCAGATGGGAAAGAGGGGGCTGGCGGTTATTCATTTTCTTATGATCATTATAATGGTCAACTAGGTTTTTATACAGATGCTAAATTCAGATACAAAGTTGATACAACGCTCACCGCACACAAATGGTATCACCTGGCACTAACAAGTGATGGAACAGTTTATTCAATTTTCATCAACGGTAATGAAGTTGCCGGAAATGAAGTAAATCCATTTTCAGCCCCGCCTTTCGTTTCTTCAAATATATCCTTTGGTAAACAGAGTTCGGATTCTACAGGATTTTGGAAAGGGCGCATTGATGAGTTGCGCTTTTGGAACAGCGTGCGTACAAAAGAACAGATCCAAACTTATATGAATGTTGAAATTCCGGGAGATGAAGTTGGTTTAGTTGGCTATTATCGGATGAATACAGGCGATACAGTTTTAACAGACAATGGGATAAATTCATTTAATGGTATTCTAAATAATTTTGGATTTACGGGGAGCGAATCAAATTGGATTACATCTACGGCTATTATGGGTGACAAACCATCGGGTTCCGGAACTGAAGTCGATCCGTATCAACTTTCAACAATTGGAAACTTGTATTGGCTCTCTAATAATGATGATCGTTGGGAAAAACATTATGTTCAAACCAATGATATTGATGCCAGAATAACATCATCGTGGAGAGATGGAAATGGGTTTTTCCCAATGGGCGGATCAGCATTAAAATTTACAGGTTCGTATGATGGTCAAAATAGAACCATTTCTAATCTTTATATAAAATGGGAAGGAATGAATATTGGTTTTTTTGGCAATACAAATGGTGCAAAAATTGAAAATGTCAATCTTTTAAACAGCTCAGTTTTAGGTTCCGGACTAAGCGGAAGTTTAGTTGGCCAGGCAGCAGGGGGTACTACTATATTTAATTGCAGCAGCAAAGGGGTTTTAGATGGGAAAGGTAACTATTGCGGTGGCTTGGTTGGCTGGAATAACAATTCGGAAATAAGCCAGAGCTATAGCATTGTAGAGATAGATGGTTATGGAAATGGCTACATGGTTGGTGGTTTGGTTGGATTAAATGCCGGTGTAGTTAAAACCAGTTTTAGCATGGCAACGGTATCTGGTATACGTGATGTTGGCGGTCTGATTGGTGTTAACTCAGGTACAGTTAGTAATAGTTACAGCAAAACAAATGTTATTCGGGAAACAGGAAGTTATACCGGCTTTGGAGGATTTGTTGGTGTAAACTCTGGGACAATAGAATATTGCTACGCTACAGGTTCAGTGATTTATAATGAAGCAACCGATCCAACAGACAAGGGGTTTGAAGGGGCACCTGGTGGAACAAATACAAGTTGTTTCTTTGACAGCGATCTTTCAAATCAGATAAGCTCAAATCTTGCTACCGGAAAAACATCTCAGGAAATGAAAACATTGGCAACATTTACAGATGCAGGCTGGGATTTTGTTGGGGAAAGCAATAATGGTGAAAATGACTATTGGATAATTGATATCAGCGAATCTGCAAACAGCGGATACCCATATTTGGATTGGGAAGACCGGTCATCACAAAATGTGGAGCTGGCATCTTTTTATGCAGTAAACGATACTCCGGATGAAATTACGCTTAATTGGACAACCAATAATGAACTTGAAAATCTGGGTTTTGTCCTTGAAAGAAAAACTGCAGAATCAGATTTTGAAACAATCGCCAGCTATGAAACAAATCCGGAACTTAAAGGTGAAAACAATTCCATTTCAACCAAGGAGTATTCTTTCGCCGATTCTTTGGTCTTACCAAATGTATTATACACATACCGCTTATCGGATATAGATGTGAGCGGTAATATAACTTTTCATCCTACAATAGATGCTTCCTTTGTGATAACAGATATTGGTTTGGCATCCTCGCAAACGATTGAGAATTTTATGCTCTATAGCAATTATCCAAATCCATTTAATCCCGAGACAACCATTCGGTTTGATGTGCCATTAAAAAATGGTGATACCCGGATTAAGGTGAGGATATTTAACAATATTGGGCAAATTGTTGAAACTATGGTTGATGGGATAATAAGTAGCGGACAACACACAATAAAATGGAATGCAGCAGATTTCTCATCGGGAGTTTATTACTTAGTTTTCGAATCAGGCCAATTTGTTCAAAGTAAAAAGATGGTGCTATTGCGCTAA
- a CDS encoding family 20 glycosylhydrolase, translating into MIILFQQSYTQHTIIPEPAIYEATENLFMLDTHFGISINTDDPKVAVYVKQFQKFLEMKGITIDFQGFKVQSKEPKALLINLTKNKIEEIGEEGYVLEVKQRFIVLSANKAAGIFNGFQTLRQLLPPEFENPDFKISKPINIKGCKIKDYPRFGWRGLLFDVSRHFFSVDDVKAFIDKMSQYKYNVLHWHLTDDEGWRIEIKSLPKLTEVGAWRVERHGRFGKERQYPKKGEKATYGGFYTHEQIKDVVKYAANRNITIVPEIDMPGHSMAALAAYPELSTKKEPKFVNPGSKFAEWFPGGGFRMLIENTLNPADEKVYDFVDKVFSEVAELFPGEYIHMGGDECDHYYWEQDSVVQHFMKKNNISDGKGLQGYFVSRVNKIIESKGKKMIGWDEILDGELNKDVAVMSWHGMVRGIEAAKLGHKVVMTPTTYCYLDYTQGDHSLENPIYANLSLEKSYNFEPLVPEEIDPKLILGGQGNLWTEAIPNLHFAFNMAYPRALSISENLWSPKDKKNWESFIIRTEEHFLRFDAANTNISKAVLDPIVNVYMQNDKLICELKNSIPGSEIFYTIDNTYPVKFGQKYSKPLEIPEGRITLRAQTFRNGKPLGRLLLIQRSELEKRADK; encoded by the coding sequence ATGATAATTTTATTTCAGCAAAGCTACACACAACACACCATTATACCCGAACCAGCCATTTACGAGGCGACTGAAAATTTATTTATGCTTGATACACACTTTGGCATATCCATAAATACGGATGACCCGAAAGTGGCAGTTTATGTTAAACAATTCCAAAAGTTTTTAGAAATGAAAGGGATAACCATAGATTTTCAGGGTTTTAAGGTGCAATCCAAAGAACCAAAGGCACTTTTAATAAACCTCACTAAAAATAAAATAGAGGAAATTGGCGAAGAAGGCTACGTTCTGGAAGTAAAGCAGAGGTTTATTGTCCTTTCTGCAAATAAAGCAGCCGGCATTTTTAATGGTTTTCAAACTTTGAGGCAATTACTACCACCAGAATTTGAAAACCCGGATTTCAAGATTTCTAAACCAATTAATATAAAGGGTTGTAAAATAAAAGACTACCCCCGATTTGGCTGGCGTGGACTATTATTTGATGTAAGCAGGCATTTCTTTTCTGTTGATGATGTAAAGGCGTTTATTGATAAAATGAGCCAGTACAAATATAACGTACTTCACTGGCATCTCACCGATGATGAAGGTTGGCGCATTGAGATAAAATCACTACCGAAGTTAACAGAAGTTGGTGCATGGCGGGTTGAACGCCACGGAAGGTTTGGTAAAGAAAGACAATATCCTAAAAAAGGAGAGAAGGCAACTTATGGAGGCTTTTATACTCACGAACAGATAAAGGATGTTGTAAAATATGCGGCTAATAGAAATATAACCATAGTCCCGGAAATTGATATGCCCGGCCATAGCATGGCTGCATTGGCCGCTTATCCTGAGCTATCAACAAAAAAAGAGCCCAAATTTGTAAACCCCGGATCAAAATTTGCAGAATGGTTTCCAGGCGGTGGGTTTAGGATGCTAATAGAGAATACCTTAAATCCTGCGGATGAGAAAGTGTACGATTTTGTTGACAAAGTTTTTAGCGAAGTTGCAGAATTGTTTCCCGGAGAATATATCCACATGGGCGGTGACGAGTGTGACCACTATTATTGGGAACAAGATTCTGTTGTTCAGCATTTTATGAAAAAGAATAACATCAGTGATGGCAAGGGGTTACAGGGGTATTTTGTAAGCCGGGTAAACAAAATCATTGAAAGTAAAGGCAAGAAAATGATTGGCTGGGATGAAATATTAGATGGCGAACTAAACAAAGACGTGGCTGTTATGAGCTGGCATGGTATGGTCCGTGGCATAGAAGCAGCAAAATTGGGCCATAAAGTTGTCATGACACCAACTACTTATTGTTATCTGGATTATACACAGGGTGATCATAGTTTGGAAAATCCGATTTATGCTAATTTGAGCTTAGAAAAATCCTATAATTTTGAGCCTTTAGTTCCCGAGGAAATTGATCCCAAACTAATTTTAGGCGGACAGGGAAACCTTTGGACAGAAGCAATTCCTAATTTGCATTTCGCTTTTAATATGGCGTATCCAAGGGCTTTATCAATTTCTGAAAACTTGTGGAGCCCAAAAGATAAGAAAAACTGGGAAAGTTTTATTATCCGCACAGAAGAGCATTTTTTAAGGTTTGATGCGGCCAATACCAATATATCAAAAGCTGTTTTGGATCCAATTGTAAATGTTTATATGCAAAATGACAAACTAATATGTGAACTTAAAAACTCAATTCCAGGCTCTGAAATTTTTTATACAATTGATAACACCTACCCTGTAAAATTTGGCCAAAAATATTCTAAACCACTCGAAATTCCTGAAGGACGTATTACACTTCGTGCACAAACCTTTCGAAATGGAAAACCATTAGGACGGCTTTTATTGATTCAGAGAAGTGAGCTTGAAAAGAGAGCTGATAAGTAA